One Pelmatolapia mariae isolate MD_Pm_ZW unplaced genomic scaffold, Pm_UMD_F_2 NODE_ptg000570l+_length_109192_cov_1, whole genome shotgun sequence genomic window, TTCTCAAAAAACTTGCACAAACCCATATTATGGCTAAGTTTACTTGCTACATCATATTTTAATTTGGCTGTTAGAGACAGTATTTCAATATTACCAGCATACATTGAATCCTTTCTGGACTTTCGTGACGCCATCAGTCGCGGTTGCTGAGTGATACATGACCCCGAGGCTCTGTGACAGTGCTGAGACTGATCAAAAGACCCAATCACTCAAGTGAAGAGCCAGCTGTATCCATTTAAAAGTCTAGAAAAGAACTGAAAGCGTGCCGAAGAGACATCATTTAAACCAATTAGATAGATTTAGTGGTCTCAAACAGAATCTACTTTAGAGACATGTATCCTCAGCATATCTACATTTCAGCTGAGTAAAACAATCTTGTGTTTACTTAATCTCTGTTTTGTAGATGATCCGAAAGAGTGCGGGAGAGTTTCAGATGCTTTGGTAATCCAGaacattgaaaaaaataatggaaGTGGCAATAGTAATATTATTTTGTTCTCTGCCCGCCTTTCATGATAGCAATTGCCTTCGGATGTGTTACACTTTTGAAGTCTCATCTCTCTGATCCGTCCAACTTTCCTCACTGTTCCATTCGAAAGATGTGGGTTAAACAAGGTTTCCATGGCGACAACTCCTCTTTGCAACACAAAGAGATGCAAGATAGCTTAATTggtcactacatccatgaactcCATGTCCTGTATATATGACTTATTGTGCACTAAAGACCTTTATCTACAAGACCCCACGTCCTGAGAATACAGTGCCATATGTACGGCTTTGTGTCTTGACACTGCTATCATCGATGTCAACTTGTTAGATGTCACTGTAAATCTGTTGAAAacttaacagatttttttaaggGCTAGGTTTAGTCATTTTTGTCAAAATCTAAAACACCAATATGCGCTTTCCTTTTACCCAAACCTGTCTTGCCAAAAGCCAccctccttgagcctggttAGCTTACCAATCATTTAAGAATAATAGAGAGAGATAGATGACTAACTCTTCCTTCACAAACCACCACTATTCAAAAGGTCATACCTATTTGGATTTAGAGTCAGATCACAGGCAACTTCATCCTGACAGAGCTCCcgattaatgccagattcattaTTGTAGTGTTCATAATGCAAATAACATTATAGCGGTGTCTAGAATCCTGCTgactcatgcacacatattgAGGAGATGACAATAATCATAGTTCAGTGAAGCATCCTGATATAAACCTGTGGGCtatagtagttttttttttcacttttactttaaGAGAACGTGCTAACTTACTTACAATGACCAGGGTTATGAGGTTTCTGCCCTTCAAACCCTATGTGAAAATGACAAATAGATACAAATACACTGGGTTGACCTGCAAAGCCAAGACACAgctaataaattaataataaaataaatatagatgAAGTTGCTTCCTGAATTCCTGGGATGGATAGCTCACTACACTGTCATTGCTCGACCCATGCTTTAAAGTCCTTCTTGGAGCTAAAAGTGGAGAAAGCAGTCCTGTGGAAGAGCACTGCAGGGGAGCGCTGTAATTTGGCTTTAGTCTACATGATGGAGCACGTAAAGCCACAGCACTCTTTCAGGAGGGTGAGTCCTGTCTTGGTGAAGGGCGAAGACGTCTGCTGAGCCCTGGCGGGTGCCCTTCTGGTTGGCACACCTGTAACACGGTACAATGAACTGTGTTGTATTTATGTATTGCAAAAGACATCTACATCTGtgtgcacacatacatacacagcaAGATCCCTCACTGTATACTGTACACTGGATAAATAAGTTCTGATAATTAATGCCTTTATGGCAAAGACCATAAGTGCATGTCCTGATGCATGCTTAATCATCCAACTAAGGAAATTCCCCAGaaactgattctgttcatctggaagaAGCGAAACCCAAGTGACAGCAgaatgcaggtttccccaactagctaagactgaagaagtcatttggatgagtgatgaaacatttctcccactgaaaaacgctgcatccagatgaacagaatccattttTTGGgaacataaatacatacatttttcAGTCAGGTCTAAAGCACAGTCTCAGCACACCCATTTTCCATTTTATCAGTCGTATTTATGTAGTTATGAGTGGATACTTTCACAACAGGACAACATTTCAGCTTTCATGACTGAATACCTGTCTTTTTCAGATTTCTTGGCAATTTGGACTTCAGAAAATCTGCCATTTCtttatcttcttctttctccctGTAAAAATGAATACATATGTAATTACTACAATTACAaagtaaaacactaaaaaatgaCAAAGCTGTTATGACCTAAATTTCCCCTGTTCCAggaatattaaaaagaaaatcttttccACAGGTATTCTTTCATTATCCAAAGCATCCTTAAAAATCAAGAAGGCTGGTTTTTACTAAAGCAGAGAGATGAAACATCCTCCCCAGACACCCACTAGATAAGCGAGCTAATGCACCTCTGGCAGTTAAGATTTCCTGGCAAAGGTTTCTATATGCTTAGTGCGTATTAGTGAATGTCGCAGTCtcattttgtgttatttgaaTACAGCCCCCGATGCAAATAAGTGTATATAACTTGGATACTTGCAGTGTTTATTGTATATGGATATATATCATATGTATTTTAAAGTGATATCTAATGAATTATATTCAGTTGAAAAAATTTTAATGTGTCTTAAAGATAAAAACTCTCGGGTAAAGATCACAGAAAGATTTCTCCTGTGATAAATAGTCCTGATTTtataaaagtaaagtaaaataacaGAAGAGAGAGCTTTATATTTATGAGCATGGACAACGTGGCCTTGGGCGCTGTCACATGCATCCTCTCCTCTCTGCACCCATTAACACACTGCCGTTCTCCTTCTTCGTGGCTCTCACCTTCCCAGCAGCCCTGCAGCTATTTCACAGCATGCCGTCAGCTGCCAGCAGAAAGCGCTGCTCAGACAAACTAACAGTGTTTTATACACTCTGAGATCAAACCTAGAAAACATGCTTATTATTCTACACGTGGTTGTCCACTCGCAGGCAACGTTAGATTTCAAGCTATGCAAATTAAATGTGAAATGTTTGAACCTGTGAGGATGAATATGCTACTCTGGTAGCAAATTCATCCTCACAGCAAAGCATCTGGGTCAACATTTTAAGatgcatttattttctattGCTGCAAAATGGACAAACTGGAAGTTGATTACAGTAGATCtcaaaaacaacatgaacagTTTAGGTGCATTTGTCCTTAAAGCACCTACTACACACTTGACCTATGGTAAGCCTGCTTTAAACTAATAAACAATGATGCTGCACTATGTGTCATTTCCACATCAGTTGGCTCATTAAacctatttctttctttctttctttctttctttctttctttttttttaaatcagcacgCGCTCCCCTTGCAGAGCTCATTGATGCACCCTGACACATCTTTAATTGAAATGGCTCTCTGCTGTGCGCTCTGTGGGACCCTCTCGCACAGCAACGCGCCCGAGGAaacattcaacttttttcacGGGGAGCAAAAGAACTCCTTTGTGGAGACATGCATATTTTGGGTGCTGAACTGAGAGAAACATTTATCAGCATTAGTGACTACTGAGGAGGTGCGAATCTGTGGCTTATCAGTCATTATAAAGATTTTAAGAAGGgatgaaagatgaaaaaaaaaaacatatcaagCTTTTTTCCCTACATGTACTTCCATGTGATCTGCATATGCATTAGGACTGCATTTTTAATGATTCACTCAGATTTCATGTGTGGAGGTGAACAAAGAACTCCAGTCTAGGCCATCTGTAAATCATTGAGATGAAAGCACACCTGAGACGTTCAAATTCAACATCATCCACGAGGAAATCTCTGGTCTCTACCAGCTTTTGGATCTGCTGTAGCagctcttcctccttctgccGGTCATCATTGGACTTGTCATTATCTGGAAGAGCACGAAAGAAGACGACATCAGGACTATGTCCCACATTAGCTACTTTCAGTAATATGTATTTGTATGTGCACGCAGATGAATGAACAGCTATCTATAATAACGCACATGCAAAAATTTTGATTGATCCTTCAGTTGACTTCAATCATTTATAGTTAAGAGTTAAAATGAAACCTATGGAAAAAGCAAGTCAGTATAAAGACCAGAAGCAAAGGAAACACTTTATCAAGATCTTTAAAACAATGCACCTAACCTTAGTTGAGTTCTTGATCAACCATCAGTGGCTAAGTTATTTATTGTAAATTGTTTGCTTCATCTGTTAATAAAAGAACTGCACTGCAGAGCAGGTTTGGAGAGTAGGATAAGATGTCCATAATTATTTTTGCATCCCTGTTGTTTACTTCCATTTGTTTATGCTAAGCCATAATCAAACTTTTAGATAAGGCATGAATATTAGAAATTTCCTGTCCAGCTGTTTTGCCCTGGCTctttatgctaacatagctaaGCACTTGCTGGCTTCAGCTCCAAATGTGTGGGAGTGGAATTGATCTACTCATCCTGTTCTTGGCAACAGAGTGAATAAACCTATTCCCAATATGTCataatgattttgtttgtgtgtttgtttgttttggtccaATAGCAGCAATCATGAACACCCAAAGGACTTCTACCTGGTATGGACACTAATTTGTGAAGCTCCTTCTTCAGACGAGTAATCTCTTTGCACAGCTGAATGTCATCCATCCTGTTCAGGCATGATGGCGTAAaagaaacacatgcacacataaacagaaaaagagcACTTATGTAAgcactgcagatgatgaaaatcAGAGCACTTTTTACGCTACATGTTCCAACATTACTTTGCAATTAATGTCAgtaacatattttgttttttactaaagcctttttcttgtttttttcacatACATATTGCTTCATCCATATACATTGTTAAACAGAATTCATGGTCAGTAGTTTGCCAGGGtataatggttagggttatattATTTAAAGACAAACCCACTTAAAGAGCTCGTTACACAAATACAGTTCTCATGTAGCCTGGGATAAAGACTAGTGACTCAGAGAATTGATTAATTCAGTCAGAGAAAGGCCTACTAATGGGACTTTACATCATCATTTAGCAGCAAACAGGTACTTGAAACTGATAGTGTCTCTGGAGTAAAAGCAAGCACTCAGTGCAAAATCCTCCAGCCTCTCCAGAGTTTGTGCATAAACCTTCATCCTGCCCCTGAATGTTCATGATGTTCAGCAAGGCCATTACCATCATTACCATCAGCAAGAAGGAGGCATTGTCTGTACTTACCATCTCACTGGGAAATGAGATAATGACCTCATCAAGACATGGACTTCTTAAGCAACCGTTTTCTGTcatggtaaaaaataaaaagaactgtGCCTGCtgaacaaaagacaaacaacaTCTTCACCATACACGAAACACTACTGAATCCCTGGTTGCCATGTCAATAAAATGGCAAAGAGAAATATAATGTGGTCATCATTATCGTCTGGCCTCAACCGCTGTGAGACGCTGTGGATGACCCTTAAAAGTAGATTTATGGGGATGGACGACCGTATTCAAGAGTAAATTCTTGCTTCACTCttgaataggaaaaaaaatgaaattcaaacaGAGAAAGCTTGTTATTGATCTTATATTTAACAAAGGAGGTGACACAATCTTTTCTGAGCAGAAATCCCTGAAGCAGGTCTGAGCCAGATAGCCGTTCTCTGTTTCAATGACCCTTCACAGAATCAGTGTGAGTGGATCATTACTGATAGTGAAGAGGGATGGAAGCCCCTCCGTGCCTTGCTTGTCAAGCAAGAGGCCATCGCATGAACTCTATATCCTATGAACAGACTTTTATCACgaaccacacacatacaggctcagaaaaggctacacacacattcatacatatTACACACATTCATCGCTGTCAATAGAAAAAGAGACTCAACGCCACACTTGTCTACCTGTTATGTCAGATACCATCCTTACATGAGCATCTGATAAAATGGCCAATGGCCAAGAGATGGCGATTTGGAATAGAAACTTAACTtaatagacaaaaaaaattaaaaaaaaatcctggtaTTTGTTTGCATGAGGTCCCCTGAAAATAGCTGCTTCAGATTGCTACTCTAGTCTCCATGTCCTCCTTATCCACTCTTT contains:
- the LOC134623352 gene encoding bMERB domain-containing protein 1-like, which gives rise to MKHNNCETLPCSCLCCSPASAIGSTENRGAAVGPMDKKHQYGSLERTEWSRDTHKAEDDVVSMADSTITVDDIEGELFKIERIRDVLVRRESELRYMMDDIQLCKEITRLKKELHKLVSIPDNDKSNDDRQKEEELLQQIQKLVETRDFLVDDVEFERLREKEEDKEMADFLKSKLPRNLKKTGVPTRRAPARAQQTSSPFTKTGLTLLKECCGFTCSIM